One window of Brevibacillus choshinensis genomic DNA carries:
- a CDS encoding DUF1272 domain-containing protein, giving the protein MALEMRASCELCEKQIEMDQEAYICSYECTFCPTCTAGQNGICPNCGGELVKRPKRIKINR; this is encoded by the coding sequence GTGGCATTGGAAATGAGAGCAAGCTGTGAACTTTGTGAAAAGCAGATCGAAATGGATCAGGAGGCTTATATCTGTAGCTACGAGTGCACATTTTGTCCGACTTGTACGGCGGGACAAAACGGCATTTGCCCGAATTGTGGTGGAGAGCTGGTTAAACGACCAAAGAGAATAAAAATCAATCGGTAA
- a CDS encoding alpha/beta fold hydrolase — MRKVISKDGTTIAFDKTGNGPAIVLICAAFQTRSDPMMPQLASLLSPHFTVFNYDRRGRGDSGDTATYAVEREVEDIEALINEAGGSASVFGMSSGAVLALEAARKLAIESLALYEPPFVVDSTRPPLPENYLPQLKELISSGHRGDAVEYFLTKAADVPADFVASMRSAPFWPAMEDVAHTLVYDGTIMGDTMSGNPLPAERWSSVSIPTLVMGGGKSPEYQQNAVKALVNVLPNAKRRILEGQDHNVAPDLLAPVLTDFFSM, encoded by the coding sequence ATGAGAAAAGTAATTTCGAAAGACGGCACCACCATTGCGTTCGATAAAACCGGGAATGGACCGGCGATCGTCCTGATATGCGCTGCATTTCAAACTCGTTCGGATCCGATGATGCCGCAGCTTGCTTCGCTTCTGTCGCCCCACTTTACCGTATTTAACTACGACCGCCGGGGGCGTGGGGACAGCGGCGATACTGCGACGTACGCGGTTGAGCGCGAAGTCGAAGATATCGAAGCTCTCATCAACGAAGCCGGCGGATCGGCATCCGTATTCGGCATGTCTTCCGGTGCAGTCCTCGCCCTCGAAGCGGCTCGCAAGCTTGCTATCGAGAGTCTGGCATTGTACGAGCCGCCGTTCGTCGTTGACAGCACTCGCCCTCCGCTGCCGGAGAATTACTTGCCGCAGCTCAAAGAACTGATATCGTCGGGCCACCGAGGCGACGCGGTCGAGTACTTCTTAACGAAGGCAGCCGACGTTCCTGCCGATTTCGTTGCCTCGATGCGAAGCGCGCCATTCTGGCCGGCGATGGAAGACGTAGCGCACACGTTGGTCTATGACGGCACAATCATGGGTGACACCATGTCGGGCAACCCTTTGCCAGCCGAGCGGTGGTCTTCCGTCTCGATCCCGACGCTCGTGATGGGAGGAGGGAAAAGTCCCGAGTACCAGCAAAATGCGGTGAAAGCGCTCGTGAACGTTCTCCCTAATGCAAAGCGCCGCATCCTGGAAGGTCAGGATCATAACGTGGCTCCAGATCTCCTCGCTCCCGTTTTGACTGATTTTTTCTCCATGTAA
- a CDS encoding APC family permease — protein MAQASTKSAFQETLSLPQIVALYIGAVVGSGILLIPGLTAELAGPASILAWMVMSILVVPMAITMGLLSARHPHSGGVSHFVRLAFGDRFGNAVGWFFLLAVPIGGPILAVTGAKYLAILMNWGDVQIYSVAALIFFIVLVMNVFGLQLAGKVQTIVVSLIIAILVLAICTAIPHYDAANFTPFMPNGWYSVMQTAVLLFWCFIGWEAVTHLSQEFVNPQRNAIRGVLWSAGVVALLYFGVAFLTVGTHSYGNQMSAASLSVMVQLSLGPIGGWIVAVTALFICIASANAYVSAASRIAYALSQEGVAPKWFGILHPKYRTPIGGLAFIMVAFIVVLYVLASGMISFSQLIQLPNATFFATYIGGCFAGIRLLRDSRLGKLCAWISLVVSLGLYPFLGWSGLYPVAILIIVNVWERRKRRIDLKVPTT, from the coding sequence ATGGCTCAAGCTTCCACGAAATCTGCCTTTCAAGAAACGTTATCGTTACCCCAAATTGTGGCCCTCTACATTGGGGCGGTAGTTGGGTCAGGGATTCTGCTCATTCCCGGTCTGACGGCAGAGTTGGCTGGACCTGCATCCATTTTGGCGTGGATGGTGATGTCCATTTTAGTTGTCCCTATGGCGATCACAATGGGGCTATTATCTGCGAGGCATCCTCATTCGGGAGGAGTATCGCATTTTGTACGCCTTGCTTTCGGGGATCGCTTTGGCAATGCAGTTGGTTGGTTTTTTCTTTTGGCGGTCCCGATCGGCGGTCCGATTTTGGCAGTAACCGGCGCGAAATACTTGGCCATCCTGATGAATTGGGGGGATGTCCAGATCTATAGCGTAGCGGCACTGATCTTTTTCATCGTACTGGTTATGAATGTGTTTGGTTTGCAACTGGCAGGGAAAGTACAGACGATCGTCGTTTCACTCATCATCGCGATCCTAGTACTCGCGATCTGTACAGCCATTCCGCACTACGACGCGGCTAACTTTACACCATTTATGCCAAACGGATGGTATAGCGTCATGCAGACTGCGGTTTTGCTATTTTGGTGCTTTATTGGATGGGAAGCTGTTACGCATCTTTCACAGGAGTTTGTCAATCCACAGAGGAATGCGATTCGCGGCGTTTTGTGGAGTGCGGGGGTCGTAGCACTGCTCTACTTTGGAGTTGCCTTTTTGACCGTGGGCACTCATAGCTATGGAAACCAGATGTCCGCTGCATCCTTGAGCGTAATGGTACAGCTCAGTTTGGGACCTATCGGCGGCTGGATCGTCGCAGTAACAGCTCTGTTTATTTGCATTGCTTCTGCCAATGCCTATGTGAGTGCCGCCTCTCGTATCGCGTATGCCTTGTCACAAGAAGGGGTCGCTCCAAAATGGTTTGGGATTTTGCATCCGAAGTACCGTACCCCTATCGGAGGACTCGCGTTCATCATGGTTGCGTTCATCGTGGTGTTGTACGTTCTTGCCAGCGGGATGATTTCCTTTTCTCAACTGATTCAATTGCCAAATGCGACTTTCTTTGCCACTTACATCGGGGGTTGCTTTGCTGGAATTCGCCTGTTGCGCGATTCGCGATTGGGCAAACTATGCGCCTGGATTTCGTTGGTCGTTTCGTTAGGGTTATATCCCTTCCTAGGTTGGTCGGGACTATATCCAGTCGCTATCCTGATCATTGTAAATGTCTGGGAAAGACGAAAGCGGCGCATCGACTTGAAGGTGCCGACAACCTAA
- a CDS encoding VOC family protein — protein sequence MISARLAAALDHVRSKGAIVANGIESRQGVQCFTFQDPDGNGLMVVQK from the coding sequence ATGATCAGCGCCCGACTGGCCGCCGCACTGGACCATGTCCGCTCCAAGGGAGCCATCGTAGCCAACGGGATTGAGTCCAGACAAGGCGTTCAATGCTTCACGTTTCAGGACCCGGATGGCAACGGACTGATGGTTGTTCAGAAGTAA
- a CDS encoding manganese-dependent inorganic pyrophosphatase → MEKKLIFGHKNPDTDSICSALIYADLKTKLGANVEPVRLGVVSSETQFVLDYFKVAAPRQVDTVANEVNEVILVDHNERQQSANDIEQVQVVEVIDHHRIANFETSNPLYFRAEPVGCTTTILKKLYKENGVEIPKEIAGLMLSAIISDTLLLKSPTCTEQDVAAAHELAEIAGVNLEQYGLEMLKAGADLSDKSIAQLLSLDAKEFQMGNAKVEIAQVNAVDVNDVLGRQAELEAAISAIVADKGLDLFLFAVTDILNNDSVAVAIGKATNAVEKAYNVTLVDNKAVLKGVVSRKKQIVPVLTDTFASL, encoded by the coding sequence ATGGAAAAAAAACTCATTTTCGGTCATAAAAATCCTGACACGGATTCCATTTGTTCTGCACTGATCTACGCGGATCTGAAAACCAAACTGGGAGCGAATGTAGAGCCAGTTCGCCTCGGTGTAGTCAGCAGCGAAACCCAATTCGTACTGGACTACTTCAAGGTAGCAGCACCTCGCCAGGTGGATACCGTAGCGAATGAAGTAAACGAAGTCATTTTGGTCGACCACAACGAGCGCCAACAAAGCGCGAATGACATCGAGCAAGTGCAAGTGGTAGAAGTCATTGACCACCACCGCATTGCAAACTTTGAGACCAGCAACCCACTCTACTTCCGTGCAGAGCCGGTTGGCTGCACCACGACCATCCTGAAAAAGCTGTACAAAGAAAACGGCGTAGAGATTCCAAAAGAAATCGCGGGTTTGATGCTGTCCGCTATCATTTCCGACACCCTGTTGTTGAAATCTCCGACTTGCACCGAGCAAGATGTAGCGGCAGCCCATGAGCTCGCTGAGATCGCTGGAGTAAACCTAGAGCAATACGGTCTGGAAATGCTGAAAGCGGGCGCAGATCTGAGCGACAAATCCATTGCGCAGCTGCTGTCCTTGGATGCGAAAGAATTCCAAATGGGCAACGCAAAAGTAGAAATCGCTCAAGTAAACGCAGTAGATGTAAACGATGTGTTGGGTCGCCAAGCTGAGCTGGAAGCTGCGATTTCTGCCATCGTTGCCGACAAAGGACTGGATCTGTTCCTGTTTGCGGTAACAGACATCTTGAACAACGATTCGGTGGCGGTAGCGATCGGAAAAGCAACCAACGCAGTTGAGAAAGCGTACAATGTGACGCTGGTTGATAACAAGGCTGTCCTCAAAGGCGTTGTTTCCCGCAAAAAACAAATCGTACCTGTATTGACGGACACGTTCGCGAGCCTGTAA
- a CDS encoding DoxX family protein, whose protein sequence is MGKLWKYAGWVGLALIALIFIQAAVLKLMGVQAMVEVFNKLGYPAWFRIAIGILEIVGAIALLIRSSSRYGSILLALIMIGATISSLAKGTAGDVIVPVIMLFLLVWIAVVRGPVNRHIAEQLPASKVTVHRDE, encoded by the coding sequence ATGGGAAAATTGTGGAAATATGCAGGCTGGGTAGGACTCGCTCTGATAGCGCTGATCTTTATTCAAGCGGCGGTCCTTAAACTAATGGGTGTGCAAGCAATGGTGGAAGTCTTCAACAAGCTAGGGTATCCTGCATGGTTTCGTATTGCAATTGGGATCCTGGAAATTGTCGGAGCGATTGCGCTGCTCATTCGGTCTTCTTCGCGTTACGGTTCGATATTATTGGCGTTGATTATGATCGGTGCAACGATATCATCGCTTGCTAAAGGGACGGCTGGCGATGTGATCGTTCCAGTTATTATGCTTTTTCTACTTGTATGGATCGCAGTAGTCAGGGGACCTGTCAATCGCCATATAGCGGAACAACTGCCAGCGAGCAAGGTTACAGTTCACCGGGACGAATAA
- a CDS encoding DUF3626 domain-containing protein: MDETVDQPRSPLSQTALTTAQAQALNHVHSNARLSQNRMRKIAETILLNAGVTFATVEDLLARINQHARVTLNFHPDRILPTGITVIEGLLSSGIYQSQFVTGVTNGSRTAFPGGDRDCWEEKLFGGAYQASNVLEKERPKYGALNLMDYADGASPRFGSCYFQLRPHLLRRCTFTFGDSHTGPEYIGTGECFDSVLAALLQGVETNGEALGSPNMNIPAVVNQLMGLQPFESASTSRRVGRALDDYVEAQVHGDIDLSTDVEALIADPSYQNTLTGAQLLQLCDRYGIKQIWHPGFRIAVQDVPEDFRGPTMPPLAMRINQRFGLTAGVLDAATIGRAAADFYHQPGNWKDWDVPDVTWQHLKQIWHVLVRYGRQDP, translated from the coding sequence ATGGATGAAACCGTCGATCAGCCCCGCTCTCCCCTTTCACAGACTGCTTTAACCACCGCACAGGCTCAAGCACTGAACCATGTTCACTCGAATGCGAGACTCTCGCAAAATCGCATGCGCAAAATAGCAGAGACTATCCTTCTAAATGCCGGCGTGACCTTTGCGACCGTTGAGGATTTACTCGCAAGGATCAACCAACATGCTCGCGTCACTCTCAACTTTCATCCGGACCGCATCCTTCCCACAGGCATCACCGTCATAGAAGGTCTTCTTTCTAGCGGTATTTATCAGAGCCAGTTTGTGACCGGCGTTACAAATGGAAGCCGAACAGCCTTTCCTGGTGGAGATCGTGATTGCTGGGAGGAAAAATTGTTCGGTGGGGCGTATCAAGCTTCCAACGTACTGGAAAAGGAACGCCCCAAATACGGTGCTCTCAATCTTATGGATTATGCGGATGGCGCTTCTCCGCGTTTTGGTTCTTGCTATTTTCAACTGCGCCCTCATTTGTTGCGTCGTTGTACCTTCACTTTCGGAGACAGTCATACTGGACCGGAGTATATCGGAACAGGAGAATGCTTCGATAGTGTCCTCGCTGCGCTCCTTCAAGGCGTCGAAACGAACGGAGAGGCTCTCGGCTCACCGAATATGAATATACCAGCAGTAGTCAATCAGCTTATGGGGCTCCAGCCATTTGAATCTGCGTCTACGAGTCGCCGAGTCGGTCGTGCGTTGGACGACTATGTGGAAGCACAAGTGCATGGAGACATTGATTTGTCCACGGATGTCGAGGCACTAATTGCTGATCCTTCCTATCAAAATACGCTTACAGGTGCGCAGCTCCTGCAGTTATGTGACAGGTACGGTATCAAGCAAATCTGGCATCCGGGATTTCGTATCGCCGTACAGGACGTACCCGAAGACTTTCGCGGGCCCACTATGCCACCACTTGCCATGAGAATCAATCAACGATTCGGTTTGACCGCTGGTGTGCTCGATGCCGCTACAATCGGGAGAGCCGCAGCTGACTTTTACCACCAACCGGGCAACTGGAAAGATTGGGACGTGCCAGACGTGACATGGCAGCATCTGAAGCAGATCTGGCATGTGCTCGTCAGATATGGGCGACAAGATCCATAA
- a CDS encoding nuclear transport factor 2 family protein: protein MTPEKIVQLQLDYYNKQDVEGFVSTYTSDVQIVEHPSGNVLVSGADELRARYAKMFQANPNNRAEIKNRMTYGNFVIDLEEVSGRDNREPFQAVAIYEVKENLISKVTFLEKE, encoded by the coding sequence ATGACACCCGAAAAAATTGTACAGCTTCAGTTGGATTACTATAACAAGCAGGATGTCGAGGGCTTTGTTTCCACCTATACATCTGACGTGCAGATTGTGGAGCATCCGAGCGGGAATGTTCTAGTCAGTGGTGCAGATGAACTGAGAGCGCGCTACGCGAAAATGTTCCAAGCTAATCCGAACAACCGTGCCGAGATCAAAAACCGAATGACATACGGCAACTTTGTCATCGATTTGGAGGAAGTGAGCGGCAGAGACAATCGAGAACCCTTTCAAGCTGTCGCCATCTATGAAGTAAAAGAAAACCTCATTAGCAAGGTTACTTTTTTGGAAAAAGAGTAG
- a CDS encoding dihydrofolate reductase family protein yields the protein MRKIILLMHVSLDGFVTGPNGEMDWIIHTEEEQNYVTDLLNTVDTVLFGRVTNQMMESFWPTVPAHPVWSKSKYHAEHAVWIEKTEKIVFSKTLDKVEWSNSRLVKEHITEEVAKMKQQPGKNIVMMASSGLAQTFMQLGLIDEYRINVNPIVVGGGRPLFKNIKDRIDLKLAEAKTFSSGVVGLVYGIRRGEV from the coding sequence ATGAGAAAAATCATTTTACTCATGCACGTATCGCTTGATGGCTTCGTAACAGGACCCAACGGTGAAATGGATTGGATTATCCATACAGAGGAAGAACAGAACTATGTCACCGACTTGCTAAACACCGTAGACACCGTTTTATTTGGACGTGTGACTAATCAAATGATGGAAAGCTTCTGGCCGACTGTACCCGCGCATCCCGTCTGGTCAAAATCGAAGTACCATGCCGAACATGCTGTCTGGATTGAGAAAACAGAGAAAATTGTATTCTCCAAGACTTTGGACAAAGTGGAATGGAGCAATTCCAGACTGGTAAAAGAACATATTACGGAAGAAGTTGCGAAAATGAAACAGCAGCCCGGCAAGAACATTGTGATGATGGCCAGCTCTGGCCTTGCGCAAACGTTTATGCAGCTCGGCTTGATTGATGAATATCGAATTAATGTTAATCCTATTGTTGTTGGCGGCGGAAGACCGCTCTTTAAAAATATCAAGGACAGAATCGATCTTAAACTTGCGGAAGCCAAAACGTTTAGTTCCGGAGTCGTCGGACTTGTCTACGGAATAAGACGAGGTGAGGTGTAG
- a CDS encoding MerR family transcriptional regulator, which produces MEYTVQKLGLLAGVSTRTLRYYDEIGILKPARINSSGYRIYGQPEVDRLQQILFYRELGVSLEEINEIITSPTFDADQALREHRIKLLEKREQLDALIANVDRTLAQREGTGTVSDQQKFEGFKQKLIDDNEKQYGEEIRAKYGDEPINKSNQKIKGMTEEEHAHLEQLAATIHEALANAFETGDPAGELAQSAVALHRQWLSFYWDEYSKEAHMGLAQMYMDDPRFTAYYDKDQPGVAAFLRDAVAVYVGKD; this is translated from the coding sequence ATGGAATATACGGTGCAAAAACTGGGGCTCCTGGCGGGTGTCAGCACTCGGACGCTCCGATACTACGATGAAATTGGTATTCTCAAGCCGGCGAGAATCAATTCGTCTGGGTATCGCATCTACGGACAGCCAGAGGTGGATCGCTTGCAGCAAATCCTTTTTTACCGAGAGCTGGGTGTAAGCTTGGAGGAAATCAACGAGATCATCACGTCACCGACCTTTGACGCTGACCAGGCATTACGGGAGCATCGGATAAAGCTCCTGGAAAAACGAGAACAATTAGATGCGCTGATCGCAAATGTCGATCGGACGCTAGCCCAGAGAGAGGGGACGGGAACGGTGAGTGACCAACAAAAATTCGAAGGCTTCAAGCAAAAGCTGATAGACGATAATGAAAAGCAGTATGGTGAAGAAATTCGAGCCAAGTACGGAGATGAACCAATCAACAAGTCGAATCAGAAGATTAAAGGAATGACCGAGGAAGAGCATGCGCATCTTGAGCAGTTGGCTGCTACCATCCATGAAGCGTTGGCAAATGCATTTGAGACGGGAGATCCTGCAGGCGAGCTAGCCCAGAGCGCGGTTGCACTTCATCGGCAGTGGCTTAGCTTTTACTGGGACGAATATAGCAAGGAAGCTCATATGGGGCTTGCTCAAATGTACATGGACGATCCGCGTTTCACCGCATACTACGACAAGGATCAGCCGGGAGTTGCTGCGTTTTTAAGGGATGCTGTCGCGGTTTATGTAGGGAAGGATTGA
- a CDS encoding pyridoxamine 5'-phosphate oxidase family protein, whose translation MGKLFSEILPEHEAFIQKQRIFFVGSAPLDEEGHVNLSPKGHDVLRILSPTEVAYLDLTGSGNETSAHLDENGRITIMFTAFEGPPMILRLYGKGRVILPETPEWEQMVRHFELILGARQIIAVTLHAVKTSCGFSVPFFSYTGERDTLKKWAEVKCDDGLLAYHREKNSESMDGRMTPIGRRFSESADAID comes from the coding sequence ATGGGGAAACTTTTTTCAGAGATATTACCTGAGCACGAAGCCTTCATTCAAAAGCAACGAATTTTTTTCGTAGGATCTGCTCCTTTAGATGAAGAGGGTCACGTCAATTTGTCGCCAAAGGGACATGATGTACTGCGAATCTTGTCCCCTACGGAGGTTGCCTACCTAGATCTGACAGGTAGCGGCAATGAAACAAGCGCTCATCTGGACGAAAATGGGCGCATCACCATTATGTTTACGGCATTTGAAGGGCCACCCATGATTTTACGATTGTACGGGAAGGGCCGTGTTATCTTACCCGAAACGCCCGAATGGGAGCAAATGGTGCGTCATTTTGAGCTTATTCTGGGTGCACGTCAGATCATTGCTGTCACCTTGCATGCGGTTAAGACTTCCTGCGGCTTTTCCGTTCCCTTCTTTTCCTATACCGGCGAGCGCGATACACTTAAAAAGTGGGCCGAGGTCAAATGCGACGATGGACTTCTCGCCTATCATCGGGAGAAAAACAGCGAAAGCATGGATGGACGAATGACCCCGATTGGGCGGCGATTTTCTGAGAGCGCTGACGCTATTGACTAA
- a CDS encoding DinB family protein: protein MDKFEEYLIKTREQLLNEFSFLSFDEFNRRFEMEKWSIAQVCHHLFITETLFAKAIVFGLDQKKPTDTEHIPIQFVSDRSNKIQAPKISEPSSEPFQVLQIIQLLNDSRNKLMYVLSKIDDKSVLRAIAVKHPVFGNLPLDQWVELLHLHEQRHIEQIKDLKALC, encoded by the coding sequence ATGGATAAATTTGAAGAGTATTTAATTAAAACCAGAGAGCAGTTGTTAAATGAGTTTTCTTTTCTAAGTTTTGATGAATTCAATCGAAGATTTGAGATGGAAAAATGGAGTATAGCTCAGGTTTGTCATCATTTGTTTATTACGGAAACTTTGTTCGCAAAAGCAATTGTATTTGGGCTTGATCAAAAGAAACCAACCGACACAGAACACATACCGATTCAGTTTGTGTCAGATAGGTCCAATAAGATTCAAGCGCCTAAGATTTCAGAACCAAGTTCCGAACCTTTTCAAGTTCTGCAAATCATTCAATTATTAAACGATTCAAGAAATAAATTAATGTATGTTCTTAGTAAGATAGATGACAAGTCGGTTTTGAGGGCAATAGCAGTAAAGCATCCTGTTTTTGGTAACTTACCATTAGATCAATGGGTTGAACTATTGCATTTACACGAGCAACGACATATAGAGCAAATTAAAGATCTAAAAGCACTGTGCTAA
- a CDS encoding DUF3102 domain-containing protein → MEEESNFLLPHSTARPFLLVSINYTQAVALLGVPVSEPEVFVKENDVENMSTRDLQKAIKEMQQAIKEKEKLEEQLRNSEEKAEKERIEREKLHARYAELEQKEVEHDAIKKRLNAQLEQAQESGINDEARSKIKDLEKQLNEKPFDVPGVVEKVPDEIQRELEEFEGTSMSQNNKPVVKLSYCFEKLVSGFQELLTALEEVKETDNGEQVFSDNKLLDRKPLWYKESRSS, encoded by the coding sequence ATGGAAGAGGAAAGCAACTTCCTGCTACCACACTCTACTGCCCGTCCCTTTTTGCTTGTCAGCATAAACTATACCCAAGCCGTAGCTTTGCTCGGTGTCCCTGTTAGTGAACCGGAAGTGTTTGTAAAAGAGAATGACGTGGAGAATATGTCCACACGTGATTTGCAAAAGGCTATAAAGGAAATGCAGCAAGCGATCAAAGAGAAAGAGAAATTGGAAGAGCAACTGCGGAATAGCGAAGAAAAAGCAGAGAAAGAGCGCATCGAAAGAGAGAAGCTACACGCGCGGTACGCTGAACTAGAACAGAAAGAGGTAGAACACGATGCAATAAAAAAACGGCTGAACGCTCAGCTTGAGCAGGCGCAAGAGTCTGGAATTAACGATGAGGCCAGAAGCAAAATCAAGGACCTTGAAAAGCAACTGAATGAAAAACCATTCGATGTACCAGGAGTAGTCGAAAAGGTTCCTGACGAAATCCAACGTGAATTGGAGGAGTTTGAGGGAACAAGTATGAGTCAAAACAATAAACCAGTGGTTAAGCTCTCCTACTGCTTTGAGAAACTGGTTAGTGGATTCCAAGAACTCCTTACTGCATTAGAAGAAGTAAAAGAGACTGATAATGGTGAGCAGGTGTTCAGTGATAATAAACTTTTAGACCGGAAACCCTTATGGTACAAGGAGTCCCGGTCTTCTTAG
- a CDS encoding SDR family oxidoreductase, with translation MTRLKGDIAVITGVSHKKGIGAAIARSFAQEGADIFFTHWQAEADWASSFQKEIREYGVRCEDMEIDLSDPAAPLQVLDGATERVGAPTILVNNAAYSTRDGFELLDAQTLDAHYTVNVRATCLLSVEFSRRLQQSNQKKGRIINLTSGQGQGPMLGELAYVASKGAISAFTLTLSAEVAPLGITVNAINPGPTDTGWMSPELEKSLKSQFLLGRMGQPEDAARLAVFLASDEGQWITGQVINSEGGFLRR, from the coding sequence ATGACCAGACTCAAAGGAGATATCGCGGTCATAACCGGTGTTAGTCATAAAAAAGGCATAGGAGCAGCGATTGCCCGTTCATTTGCACAAGAGGGAGCGGATATTTTTTTTACTCATTGGCAGGCTGAAGCAGATTGGGCGAGCAGCTTCCAAAAGGAAATAAGGGAATATGGAGTTCGCTGTGAGGACATGGAAATTGATTTGTCTGATCCGGCAGCTCCGCTACAAGTGCTCGATGGTGCTACGGAACGAGTAGGTGCACCAACTATCCTGGTAAACAACGCCGCTTACTCCACTCGGGATGGTTTCGAGCTCTTGGATGCCCAAACATTGGACGCTCACTACACAGTTAATGTGAGAGCGACTTGTTTACTGAGTGTGGAATTCTCTCGTCGCTTGCAACAATCCAACCAGAAGAAAGGAAGAATTATCAACCTCACCTCTGGCCAGGGCCAAGGACCAATGCTCGGTGAACTGGCATACGTGGCGAGCAAAGGGGCCATTTCAGCTTTTACCCTCACTCTGTCTGCGGAGGTAGCACCACTGGGAATCACTGTGAATGCGATCAACCCAGGCCCTACCGATACCGGCTGGATGTCGCCCGAGCTCGAAAAGTCGCTGAAGTCCCAATTTTTATTGGGGCGAATGGGACAGCCAGAAGACGCTGCGCGCTTGGCGGTTTTTTTGGCAAGCGACGAAGGTCAGTGGATTACGGGACAAGTCATCAACTCAGAGGGCGGCTTTTTACGTAGGTAG
- a CDS encoding class I SAM-dependent methyltransferase, which yields MDKEKLIRKFDNQSKIYEMRRKKQSERKWREKLIGSAKGKVLEVAVGAGANFYFYPKNVDVTAVDFSGAMLSKAKESATASNVRATFIQSDIESISFPENSFDTIVSTLSFCGYEYPVRVLESFNRWCKPDGQILLMEHGLSSNRLIGSTQKIIEPIFQRVVGCHLDRNMINIFQHSPIHIHHMERYKFNTVHLVWASPNKGEG from the coding sequence ATGGACAAAGAGAAACTCATCCGTAAATTCGATAATCAATCCAAAATTTACGAAATGAGAAGGAAGAAGCAGTCAGAACGGAAATGGCGGGAAAAATTGATCGGGAGTGCAAAGGGGAAGGTTCTTGAGGTAGCTGTTGGTGCCGGAGCGAATTTTTACTTTTACCCCAAAAATGTGGATGTGACTGCTGTCGATTTCAGCGGTGCTATGTTATCCAAGGCAAAAGAGTCCGCCACGGCTAGCAATGTTCGGGCCACATTCATTCAATCCGATATTGAATCTATTTCGTTTCCTGAAAACTCATTTGATACCATTGTCTCGACATTATCCTTTTGCGGTTACGAATATCCTGTTAGAGTGTTGGAATCTTTTAACAGGTGGTGCAAGCCGGACGGTCAAATTTTGTTAATGGAGCATGGTCTCAGTTCAAACCGATTGATTGGCAGCACCCAAAAGATCATCGAGCCGATATTCCAACGCGTTGTCGGTTGTCATCTGGATCGTAATATGATCAATATTTTTCAGCATTCCCCGATTCATATACATCATATGGAGCGCTACAAGTTTAATACCGTTCATTTGGTGTGGGCGTCGCCAAACAAAGGAGAGGGCTGA